In the genome of Raphanus sativus cultivar WK10039 chromosome 9, ASM80110v3, whole genome shotgun sequence, the window TGTCAACACCACAATCACTCTCAcaccatatatttaaaaaccctCTTCTTACTAGCTTAATTACATAGACTGCCATTGTTCATTTAATTtgacaaaattatttttttcctatgATATTTTTTAATGTCTGGTTAATATTCTATTCAACTGATTCAATCTGGGATACAAGCATTAACACTAGGCGCATATCACTCAACACTCACGAAGAGTTTGGTCTATGATATACTATATTGGTGCTGGTTAATtattttaacagaaaaaatCGTATATACATATACTCAAAAAATACGTAAATAGCATTTGAAAATCTGAAACATGTattgtataatataaaaatattaactaattttcaTTATTGTGTTTTTACTATAATAACCAACTTGAATCGACCATCTACACTAAAAGAAATCTGAAACACAtattgtatcatataaaaatattaccaaCTTGATAGATACATGTTAAATTTGGTTGTTCTTGACTATACTAGCGTTTCCAACTTCCTTCTAATTGGCAAAAAATTACTTTATCTAATTAATATATTCCCAGGtctataatatattatattttatttcgtCACCATAGTTTGGTCTATGATCATATTTACATAAAATCAAGAAAGCATAATATAATGGTGTGATGCTGATCATTTGTTTTCACACTTGTGGAATATATGatgatacaaatatttttttggtatagCTCAGTTTATAGCTGTTATAGCAAACCGAATTGAGCTGTAGTAATTTGAGCTCgagtaaaaaatgtatttgtttCCAGCTGATTTGTTAATGGATAAACATTATCAGATTTTATGCAAGGAATATAACCAGTGAATATTTCCTCATTATTTGTTGTATAATCATTTTTTTGGTAAGTGTACCAAAATAAATTACgtaaattatagttttgtactatcatatatataaatcagtAAAATCAAAATGACAGTATTTTATTATCATCGGTTTATCATAttccaaaacaaatatataaaaagttatatagaAATTTTGAGTCCATATGTTAGGCTTAAGTTTTGGtcgtattttttttgtttctaattcgttatatataacattttcgAGCATAATTATATTAGGATTTATGCAAGTCATTTAATAGAGGATCCTCATTATTGattgtaaattatatttcttcTTTTACAAAGTGTACAATTTCTACAACAACCATATATTcctaaattttagaaatatgatTTCTAATTTACTTATTGAGCAATTATATTCCTTTAATATGGCGATTTGATGAATTCACCCCCTTAATTTTTGTCAATCAATATTAATTTGAATACGTTTAAATACAtgtaatgaaaattaaattacgGTAATAATTAATGTAATGTTTTTTCGATCTAGATAATTGTTCTCGATTTCGAGTATTATGGCAAGTATATATTTGTATTGGAGCGCAAGTTAAGTCAATTTACATTGTCAATATTACATAAATGAATGATCGAAATATTATAGATTTGCTTGATCAATACAATAGTTGTCGATTTGCTTGATCAATACAATAGTTGTCGATTTCGATTATTGATCATTACATTAATTAGGTCGTCGCCCGCTTAGCGTCTAGTTGCTTACTATTATTGATTCACTTCCACGAACTATAATTcaattaaataaacaaatacacaagttttaaaaaatcgaaaattaaTGTAGTATTTCTTTCTATGAATTTACCTTTATAATgtctactagattttgacccgcgcttttgaagcgcggaatattttacgatgaaaaatttcactaataatttaacaaattttttggtaaattttaaagagtgtgtatttaaaatatttttgcatttaaatcagtatttttaaattcaacctgattgtgattatacctgttaatccggagatctgacaattcaatttatgtttttaaaaatattcatattaaaaaatcactaaaatccgagactaaccgattgaactgatggatgaccgatatgtaatctaattggatttaaattgtaatagcttcataatttgtaatcttataatcgaaattttaaagttcactatttttcaatttatgatagtgaactttaaaactatgacgtttctacaaaattttaaagagaaaatgatagatataaaataacaaagattaattattgtattgtttggaaacattgatagtagtataaagaaataagtatattgtttggaaacatggatagtagtataaagaaaggaacataaagtgatttaatgtatgtttaactataaagtataaggtgtatttaatttaaaaacttacaaaataaatgttaggtccaatagaatgtttctgttttaataagatagattaattCAAAATGATAATTTCTTCAAATTTATTCACTCCACGCAGGGCGCGGGTTATCAACTAGtatatagtaaaatttaaacttaaatttatataataagttttgTAACATTGTTTAATAGTTGGGTGCAAACAAACATTATTTAATAGCTGCTTTATATGTTTTGGATGACCAATGTCTAATATTGTTAATTTGtgaaaatgattttaatttttgcaaaatttaaaccaaactcAAAATCTCCATATATGGAAAAATCTTCTTTTACTTGGCTTTGCTTTGGCGTCTACCAGTTTTCTTTTTGAGTCTTGGTTTCTGATGGTTTCGAGTGTGTTCATCATCTACTTCCTCGAACTTCACTGGTTTGATTATGACTCCAGTCTTCTTCACAACCTGGACACAAAATGTTAAAAGAAGTGCAACATCTTGGGACATGGGGAACGTACTACTAGTAAGAGTTTTTGGCAAAGGAATGAAGAACGAACCTCTGCTCGGTTTAGATCACCGACAATAGTAGAGGGATTAAACTCGGGTCCTATAGGCATACGCATACTATGTTCGAAAACTTCCTTGGACGTATAAGGGAAAGGTGGAGTCTCTGTATGAAGTTTCTCAGCCTGTCAAAAACATATGAGTATTATTAACAAAGGGGGTTTTGGATACAAAAGCTAGAGTCAGAGATGCTACTGACCTTTTTATCAACTTTCTCTGATATGATAACATGTTTAAGACGAGCGTCTTTCCTCGTTTTGAGATCTTTTGCTCTTTCTTTCTGAGCATATTCCTCTTTCCTTGTTGTTTTGATATGATGATAACCTCTCTTATTGATCCATGGTCCCCAACCGGGAAGTAGAACCGGCTTTACCGGTTCAGGAACTTCCTGATTTAGAACCTCTTGCTTGTCCTTGTAAAATTCATCTACCACATCATCACCAGCAAATGCGCGGTTTATAAGCTCTGCTTGACAAGGAATTTCAAAGATACCGTCCACCATTTGACTCTCTGAATCTTCACTCATTTCATCTCTAGATTCCTTTAGAGACACCTCAGTTTCTGTAATGGTTCCAGTGTTTGTTCTAGAAGGTGAAGCAATATCTCTTGCATCATCTATGCTATTCATATTATTGTCACTATCACTGTTGTCATAGAAGCTATCTGAATCCTTTTTAGACTCTTCTGGAGCTTCGGTTGCACCAAACACTCTTCTACCACAAAAACTAACAGTTTTTTTAGGGCTCACTGCTCCACCAGAAGTCTCCCACTCTTCATACTCCACGAGAGCACGTTTAGCCTGTTCATTGGCTTCctcgtttttctttttcatagCACGGGCCTAAGATAAGACACCACATGAATGCatgaaaatccaaaaaaaaaaaaaatcaaaatagttttGAAAAAGCAAAGCAAATGTTTACCAAGAAAGGTAATGACATAAGACCAGAGTTGAGCACTTCATCATCTTCCAAAGCTTTCATTGTCTTCTCTTTTGCTTTCGCTATCAACTTAGAAAGAGTATCCTCATTCAACTCTTCCTCATCATCGTCGCTCTCATCACTACTACTCCCATCTCTCATGGAGTTCATCTTTCTGGACAAATTAGCATTCATCTGAAGTTGTTCAGCTATAGCTGCTCGAGTGCCATCGTATTTCACATCCAATCCAAGCCTTCGCATACGTTTGGCCcattttcctttgtttttgtgCTTCGACGTCATACGTTCCTGCATAATTTATGCACAAACGTTTTTACTTATCTGACATAAAGTGCTAATGAAATAAAGTGCAGTGAAGAAGAGGATAGTTTTCACGACTCACCTCTACTCGTCTAGCCTCCTGCTTCATAGCCTCTTCCTTAGCCAATTCTGGGTCCATTAATGCTCCCAGTGCCGAGTTCCTCAGGTCTTTGTTTTTGAGGCGATGATAAAGTTTAGACTTAATCTTCTTGAACTGTTTACTTTTTCGCTCATGACGGAAGAGCAGGCTCCGCATCTTGGCAGTGTGGTTATGATCCTTTACATGGTCAACAAGCCGAGGACCATCTTCTCTGTGAGCCACCGAAACCTCATGATCATCGTTAAGCACAGAAGCCATTCTCATCTCAAACTCAGTCCTTGGTCGAAACTCTGATGCTATCGCGCTGACGGTAGAGTTTCCGAGATTGACATCTTGGTTAAAGTAAACAGTTGTtgcttctctattcttcttcacCAGATGCACCCACTTACTAAACTCCTCATCGACTAGTCCTTTCACCGCTTTACGCTCCAGTCTTTCTCGTTGAGGCTTTGGCAGAGGAGAATGAACGACATGCTTAGTATCTTTCCTCATCCGGGAGATCTGCCTGCTTGTCTTGTGATACCCTGGCTTGCCTTCGAGAGGCGCCAACAAGTCTTCCTCAGTGAGGACGTTTTTACCCTCGAGAACATCACGTGTGGGATTGAATTCACCCTCTGGGTATGCTTCAGTGAAGAGCACAGGTTTGCTCTTACTCTCAcctgaaaaaacaaaatgataaaaGAGTATCAACGTTACGCAGCTTACAAATGCAACAAAACTCTCTGAGAAGGAAGTCTCAAGTCTGTACGATTAAAAGCTGCACTTGGCATCCCAGTGAGAGCTTGCAACATCCGTGTGTgtctatcatcatcatcatcatagccttctgcttcttcttcatcatcttctgaCTCCACGTCTTCATCCTTCATTGGGGATATAAAGACAATGAACCAGTGAGCCATATACCTAAAGGAAACCCTAAACCTTGAATAAGTGAGccataaacaaaaagaaaaaatgccTAATggaaactctaaaccctaaaatcaaaatttcaagcTGTTCCCACCATTTCCAAACTCAAGACCCCAAACCACACCATGCATTCACGCcgttgtaatcatcttcatacAATGAACCAGTGGGCCATATACCTAAAGGAAAACCCTAATCCCTAAATCATAAAGTGAAAGCGACAATGGATGGGTTAACGGTTAAGGAACCTCGAAATCATCAGGAAGTTTGAATTCGTAGTCATAATGGAGACGGCCGTAACGGTTGTTTTTCCTGGATTCCTCTTCAGGGATGCCTTCTTCGTACTCGTACAAGTCGACGCCGTTTTCATCAGCGGAGTTTAACGGACGTTTCTGGGTCGCGATGATCTTGAGTATTGAGTTGGGCAAGTAAGGacctcttctcttctttgaGTTAGCTGCTAGGGTTTTGGAACTTGATGATGATTTCCTCTTTAATGCTCCCATGACTGTCTTGCTTCGACTCGAGAGAGAGGCACGCTCGCTCGTAGGGTTTATATACTTTATACTAGTTCGGtctgagtgttttttttttcttcttcttatagtCTCGTTTCTTGTTAAGTAAAGCACAATAGGCTTCTTTGCAATGTGTAAACTCTAAAAAGACTGTTAACCATTTCTATATTATTTGTGTTTCCTCAGTTGATCTTTGCTTTCACTGACTTCCTCAAGTCAatgcttgcttgcttgcttgctggcctaacatggataatagtgatgatgatgatgatgatgcatggATGTAGAAGCTACCTTGAGAGTTAGCGATGTGAATTTGTTAGAGTTCCAAGCCCTAGCTATATTATCTCGG includes:
- the LOC108825034 gene encoding uncharacterized protein C57A7.06-like codes for the protein MGALKRKSSSSSKTLAANSKKRRGPYLPNSILKIIATQKRPLNSADENGVDLYEYEEGIPEEESRKNNRYGRLHYDYEFKLPDDFEDEDVESEDDEEEAEGYDDDDDRHTRMLQALTGMPSAAFNRESKSKPVLFTEAYPEGEFNPTRDVLEGKNVLTEEDLLAPLEGKPGYHKTSRQISRMRKDTKHVVHSPLPKPQRERLERKAVKGLVDEEFSKWVHLVKKNREATTVYFNQDVNLGNSTVSAIASEFRPRTEFEMRMASVLNDDHEVSVAHREDGPRLVDHVKDHNHTAKMRSLLFRHERKSKQFKKIKSKLYHRLKNKDLRNSALGALMDPELAKEEAMKQEARRVEERMTSKHKNKGKWAKRMRRLGLDVKYDGTRAAIAEQLQMNANLSRKMNSMRDGSSSDESDDDEEELNEDTLSKLIAKAKEKTMKALEDDEVLNSGLMSLPFLARAMKKKNEEANEQAKRALVEYEEWETSGGAVSPKKTVSFCGRRVFGATEAPEESKKDSDSFYDNSDSDNNMNSIDDARDIASPSRTNTGTITETEVSLKESRDEMSEDSESQMVDGIFEIPCQAELINRAFAGDDVVDEFYKDKQEVLNQEVPEPVKPVLLPGWGPWINKRGYHHIKTTRKEEYAQKERAKDLKTRKDARLKHVIISEKVDKKAEKLHTETPPFPYTSKEVFEHSMRMPIGPEFNPSTIVGDLNRAEVVKKTGVIIKPVKFEEVDDEHTRNHQKPRLKKKTGRRQSKAK